In Nostoc piscinale CENA21, the genomic stretch CGCAAGCAGCTAAAGCTTACATTGATGCAGTCCGTACTCAAAAAATCACAGCCCCAACAGAAAGTGGAACGAATACTCCTTCTAATAACCCTGCACCCACAGCTACAGGAACTCTTACCTGCACTGCTAACTCTTACTGCACAGCGCCAACAGGGACATCTCTATATTGTGTAGATTTTGATAGTACTAATAGCTGTGAAACTAACAGTCTGACAGATATGGTTGTGCAAGCTTTTCGCTACAACCCAAATAACAGCAACAGCAACCCTGCAATTACAGGATATACGTTGGGACTACGAGTTTATAGATCAGATGCTTTTAGGAGCAGTGCTACTCTACTTAAGAATACAGCTACAAGTAAAACTACACAACGTACTTTTACCCCAGGTATTGGTCAGAAGACAGCACCATTAGTAGAGATGACAGCAGATATTAGCGATATCGTACCTAAATATAGTGATCTTTGCGCTCGCTTTAGCGGTGGCTGCAATTAAATAGTGATTGTTAATTACCTGTGAACAAACGAGAAGCTATACAATTATGAGTTCACTAAAATTTCTTCTGATTACTCAAATTAAACATCGCCAAAAAAATGATGAAATTAAGGGTTTTACATTGATTGAATTATTGGTAGCTATGCTTATGGCATTTCTAGTCATAACTCC encodes the following:
- the hpsB gene encoding hormogonium polysaccharide secretion pseudopilin HpsB, which codes for MIGKQMILQLATNKADKKTISETHEAAGFTIVESLVAILVVTILLAAIAPVLSLSVATRVQSRRVELATQAAKAYIDAVRTQKITAPTESGTNTPSNNPAPTATGTLTCTANSYCTAPTGTSLYCVDFDSTNSCETNSLTDMVVQAFRYNPNNSNSNPAITGYTLGLRVYRSDAFRSSATLLKNTATSKTTQRTFTPGIGQKTAPLVEMTADISDIVPKYSDLCARFSGGCN